Proteins from one Homalodisca vitripennis isolate AUS2020 chromosome 3, UT_GWSS_2.1, whole genome shotgun sequence genomic window:
- the LOC124357909 gene encoding dynein axonemal heavy chain 1 translates to MFEKTLEKIMDYGIVMSHKIPQVEPMLMERLKYAEDLFLSSIGLQEAEICTLKERMLKAIRSAVVPLIAYCREYDRHVQLYTLDVDRFIEKYKEENHPVHEVKDEVALHMRMKANLIATIPAVIVIGPFIVHVDALRQFLCNKRQEIATKLLDAFAAKMKVLLEGVMDEYKAVYRKLCEKPGTIELLMEMREWMETIPLTVRGLDDTVRRYLLEYDMLDQFWYALEQEEFEAKWEALGWPQRLTIKVEEVNNMLDEETEVFQKLQVDDEFMLQDRLELISVTIANLAAQSDFSKVHEIAVDVRRAWKLIKETQEFGQLLNSRQKLFGMPVTPFDQIRKLSNEFEPYKNLWTTASGKYRIISYFVKSDSKLDS, encoded by the exons ATGTTTGAG AAAACCCTGGAAAAGATCATGGACTATGGGATAGTAATGAGTCACAAGATACCACAGGTGGAGCCCATGTTGATGGAGAGGCTGAAGTACGCCGAGGACCTGTTCTTGTCCTCCATTGGGCTGCAAGAGGCGGAGATATGCACCCTGAAGGAACGGATGCTGAAGGCTATAAGAAGCGCTGTGGTGCCGTTAATAGCCTACTGCAGGGAATACGATCGCCATGTCCAGCTCTACACCCTTGACGTAGACCGGTTTATCGA GAAGTACAAGGAAGAGAATCACCCTGTCCACGAGGTAAAGGACGAGGTGGCTTTGCACATGAGAATGAAGGCTAACCTTATAGCGACCATCCCAGCCGTCATCGTTATTGGGCCATTCATTGTACATGTAGACGCACTCAGACAGTTTCTTTGCAACAAGCGACAAGAAATTGCTACCAAGCTGCTTGATGCATTTGCAGCCAAGATGAAAGTACTTCTCGAGGGT GTGATGGATGAGTACAAGGCTGTGTACAGGAAATTGTGTGAGAAGCCTGGGACCATAGAATTGCTGATGGAAATGAGAGAGTGGATGGAGACAATACCATTAACAGTGAGGGGATTGGACGACACAGTTCGTCGGTACCTTCTG GAGTACGATATGCTGGACCAGTTTTGGTACGCATTGGAGCAAGAAGAGTTTGAGGCCAAGTGGGAGGCCCTGGGATGGCCCCAGCGTCTGACTATCAAGGTGGAGGAGGTCAATAACATGTTGGACGAAGAGACTGAGGTCTTCCAGAAACTGCAGGTGGATGATGAGTTTATGCTGCAGGACCGCTTGGAGTTGATCTCTGTCACCATTGCCAATTTGGCCGCACAAAGCGATTTCAGTAAG GTACACGAAATCGCTGTAGATGTCAGAAGAGCTTGGAAACTCATCAAAGAAACGCAGGAATTTGGTCAACTCCTGAATTCAAGACAAAAGCTATTTGGGATGCCCGTAACTCCGTTCGATCAAATTCGAAAACTTTCAAATGAGTTTGAACCTTACAAGAACTTATGGACTACAGCATCTGGCAAGTATcgtattattagttattttgtaaagAGTGATAGCAAACTTGATTCTTGA